A section of the Chryseobacterium ginsenosidimutans genome encodes:
- a CDS encoding NAD(P)H-dependent oxidoreductase: MNSTKKVLLINTHLTYPNWSEGKLNDAFNQKAREFFISNNFEVLETKVEAGYDVDAEVEKHLQADIIILQTPINWFGAPWIYKKYVDEVFNSGLMSQKFLTDDGRTREDPSRQYGTGGKLQGKKFMVCATWNAPKTSFDDPNQMLFEGRSTADVFIQITSNYKFCGVDILPDYNCYDIFKDGDIVKDLEDYPKHLATVVEL; the protein is encoded by the coding sequence ATGAATTCAACTAAAAAAGTACTTTTAATCAATACTCATTTAACATATCCAAACTGGAGTGAAGGCAAACTGAATGACGCATTCAACCAAAAAGCAAGAGAATTTTTTATATCCAATAATTTTGAAGTTTTAGAAACGAAAGTCGAAGCTGGATATGATGTGGATGCAGAAGTAGAAAAACATTTGCAAGCCGATATTATCATTCTGCAAACACCGATCAATTGGTTTGGAGCACCATGGATTTATAAAAAGTATGTGGACGAAGTTTTCAACAGTGGATTGATGAGTCAAAAATTTCTTACTGATGATGGCCGTACAAGAGAAGATCCGTCTCGACAATATGGAACAGGTGGAAAATTACAAGGTAAAAAATTTATGGTTTGTGCGACTTGGAATGCACCTAAAACCAGTTTCGATGACCCAAATCAGATGCTCTTTGAAGGCAGAAGTACAGCTGATGTTTTTATACAGATTACCAGTAATTACAAATTTTGTGGAGTAGATATTTTGCCTGACTATAATTGTTATGATATTTTTAAAGACGGAGATATTGTAAAAGATTTGGAAGATTATCCTAAACATTTGGCAACGGTTGTGGAATTGTAA